The Branchiostoma floridae strain S238N-H82 chromosome 3, Bfl_VNyyK, whole genome shotgun sequence genomic sequence ATTTATAAAGGACGCCCGGGCCCAGCTGTGCAAGAACGTTTTATTGAAGTTTCCTAAGAAGCATTATCTTCAGGATACATGCACACTAAAACACCACATGATGCTATGTTTAATGTCCATGTAACGTACCGGTTTGTTCCTGAACGAAAGCATTTGAGAGAGGGGGTCCATATCAAAACGTATAAAACTACGAAAGCGGCGAATAAAACATGTTCCTTTCTTCTGTGAATATCATAAATCACTCAAAGGAATGTTCTATGACCAATTTCATCGGGTTAATTAGTGAATGACTGAATAACGAACTACTTTACTCACAACAAGAAGCAACAACGTTTACGAAAGTTACAcattcaggtaaacaatattcaaatacaattcaatttctacaactggataccagacagagatttacttccgtacgtttcgagtgacatccatcactattcttaactAGAATAAACTGGCAAAACAATTCAAGGAGTAACAACAGGCAACGTCTCGATGACCGTCTAACATCATCTTCAAGGCAATGTGATGTTACCCTGATGAAGgtgtcatcttcttcaagacAATGTGATGTTACCCTGATGAACGTGTCATCTTCTACAGGGCAATGTGATGTTACCCTGATGAAAGTatcatcttcttcagggcaatgtGATGTTACCCTGATGATGAAGTTGTCATCTTCTTCAAGGCAATGTGATGTTGCCCTGATGAAGTTGTCATCATCTTCAAGGCAATGTGATGTTGCCCTGATGAAGTTGTCATCATCTTCAAGGCAATGTGATGTTACCCTGATGAACGTGTCATCTTCTACAGGGCAATGTGATGTTACCCTGATGAAAGTatcatcttcttcagggcaatgtGATGTTACCCTGATGATGAAGTTGTCATCTTCTTCAAGGCAATGTGATGTTGCCCTGATGAATGTGTCATCATCTTCAAGGCAATGTGATGTTGCCCTGATGAAGTTGTCATCATCTTCAAGGCAATGTGATGCTGCCCTGATGAAGTTGTCATCATCTTCAAGGCAATGTGATGTTACCCTGATGAAgctgtcatcttcttcaaggCAATGTGATGTTACCCTGATGAAGCTGTCATCTTTTTCAAGGCAATGTGATGTTGCCCTGATGAAGTTGTCATCATCTTCAAGGCAATGTGATGTTGCCCTGATGAAGTTGTCATCATCTTCAAGGCAATGTGATGTTGCCCTGATGAAGTTGTCATCATCTTCAAGGCAATGTGATGTTACCCTGATGGAggtgtcatcttcttcagggcaatgaGATGTTAACCTGATGAAGGTGTCATCTTCTTCGGGGCAATGTGATGTTACCCTGATGAAgctgtcatcttcttcaaggCAATGTGATGTTGCCCTGATGAAGGTGTCATCTTCTTCAAGGCAATGTGATGTTGCCCTGACGAAgctgtcatcttcttcaaggCAATGTGATGTTGCCCTGATGAAgctgtcatcttcttcaaggCAATGTGATGTTACCCTGATGAAGGTGTCATCTTCTTCAAGGCAATGTGATGTTACCCTGATGAAggtgtcatcttcttcagggcaatgtGATGTTACCCTGATGAagctgtcatcttcttcagggcaatgtGATGTTGTTACTCCTTGGTTAGGGATAAAGTCTTTTGCTATTCAGtggaatgcaaaaaaaaatatctctCAAATTACTTGTCATTTAATAAATGCTCTTGAACTTGGCGTTGAAGTAgaagtagtccactgtgttctgttgCTGTAGTGGTCTGGTCACTCTACAGTTGCAATCAGTCTTTATTCAGCTCTCTCCACTTCATCCTGTTCAACGCGAGCTCCCTTAGCTCCCGTGGGTTACTTTCTGACAGCAATGGTGCTGGTATTTCTGTAATATCAATAACAATTTGTTTTCTATAACTTCCTCAGATTGCAACCTGGTATCGGAGCCAAAGACGAACAGACCAAAGCAAGGACAGAAATCAAGACCGTCTCCCCCATCCCCACACTTAAGGTACGTCTGTTGTTCACACAATTGCTTTCTGTCTCTTTTTGTACTACTTCAGTTAGCGCAGGCGAATTAATAAGTATTCTTATAAAGCATCTttttcactagacggcgatcgagAGCGTCGACATAGTGGAAAGGGTGTATAAGTATACATATTGCTCCCTTCTCATTTTacggcgatcacgctgcgctctcactgcgacctaaacgGATGAGTGcaaccttcgatttcatactgagtatatcatacaaaatgtcaaggtgacaacaaagcgtaaaaaagattcgttctttaaaacaattcgttgagcgatctgtcaaattttagatcACAGAGCGCGCGCGGCGACAGCGCCATCCTAGTGGAGAGGGGGcacagtagaagctgtttaattgcgcACCCCATCTGGCTTCTACTGTGTAAGATATATTCACCTCTGCTTGGCATTGGATGGCTGATTTGTTACTGGTTTGAACCGACGTCACCGAGACGGTTATCGCCATGGCTAGAGCCTCTGTCTACCATTCCTGTATTAGTTGTTGGTTCTCGGACTTCAAAAGATTGTACTGGAATGGAAGATCAGCATAAAAATACAGGCTAAGAGAAAAAGAAACGTTTACCTTGGGGGACAGTCTTCTGTTTTCACGATGACCTCTTCGTaagatttacatgtaaaatgtcgAGAACGAAGGATGTCTATGTAGTGACCTGAagtaaaatgatacaaaaagtaAAATCCTAAAAATGCCTCTCGTCAAGGTAGATGAGCAATGTCTTTAGTttcaaggtggtatctcacggcacttggggcacaggtgcggccctgcgggattcgttcactgcgctgatttttttatgatttagatattgcgtaatacgtaaaagtatgacttagaagacaaaaaaattaacaaaacgtaagaaaattcgttctttgtctatgaaattcgttgagtaatctttcgaaccccgcagtgccgcaccggtgccccaagtgccgTAAATGCCACCTTAACTGACACTGGACACTGCTCATCTATACGAGGCATTCTAGGATACTTTTTGTATCAATCTTGCTTCAGGTCGCTACGTAGACATCCTTCCGCAAGTTCCTAACAAGTAGCCAAAGTACATCGACGTAAGTCTATGGTGAATCATGAGCCTATAACCGTGTCGTAAATGTCTTGCAGAAAACACCCCGCCATAAATGGGCACATAGCGTACAAGCCTTAAAATGTGATTTAATGTAAGAACCGTTGTCACCCGAGAAAACGGCGTGCAGGTATCTGGCAATCTCAAATCTTCAAATCTACGAGTATGATCTTAGCACAGTAACTAACGTCACAATCTGTGTGTTTTATTGAAGTTATGGGAATATACGTAGTATGATTTCTTGATATTTTGAGGCCGGCATACAGGTATTTGGCAAGgccaaggaaaaatgttgtgtttcctgtttcagtcctgttCTGTAGATAGGGATtatcgtgttttttttctttaatttttttaggctggccaaaactttAGTGtgacattttacaatacaattgaacaaagtaaactgaaatgcatgaggacactaagtgtctttcaatgtcaaacttgaataCTGTGCATAATAAATTTAGATACAcgtatccttcattagataggacaagcagtgtttttacttcaataggaagcagtcTGAATACAAATTTTAACAGTAAGCTATGGGACTCCACTGCCCACTCGAAAAAAAGTCTAGGCTCGGCATGTTTTATTAGGgttggtagggaaacaggaaacacaacattttcatttCTGGGCCTAATCTGAAATCTTGAAATCTACGAGTCTGATCTTAGCACAGTAACTAACGTTCACAATCCATGTGTTTTATTGAAGTTATGGGAATAGTATGATTTCTTGATATTGGGCACTGCAGTGGCTTGGTTTTACGTCTTGTTAGCGCACACGATTGATATCTCTAGCACTCGCCAGTCAGTCGTAAAACACACGCGTTAAAAGCAACAATACCATGGCAACGGTACCCACCGAGAGATGTATCTGGTAGGGCCTCGTAAAACAAGAATATTATATTTCACTGACACAGAAAATATGAATTCTCGCTTCACTGACTATCTAGGACCAACCGATGACTCTGTAACGAAGAGGGGGCAGGTTTGCCTATATCTgtaacaacaagagctatctaccagctCAATGTGGTGACCGTACCATCCtcagatcaaaagatacaagaaataGACGTTCCGCGTCAGGACGATAACAAGCCACTGGGGAGCTAACCATTTAATGCTTACCCACGTACCagatatcaagacaatccatctagGTCCTTTCGAGCCAGGCTCTGTCAGaccttaggtcgcaaactgtactactcggccatctaactcctctggtgtttttttctgttttacttGGAGAATTTCTACAATCTTTCCAACGACCTGAGAAGCCTGGTATCATGAACTATTGtcttgacagacagacagacagacaaacagacagacagatacacacacaaccttcttggcgaaggtaacaataaaGATAAACGTACAGAGAACGCACTTTTAAGCTCAGTTTCATTTGCTGGCGAAGAGAATACTGTATCGTGAAAAAGATCCTAATGATATACTGCTGTCGAAATTCATGCCCGCGGCGAGGTCGCGGCCAAAGTCTTGTAGATCTATATGCACGACTTGAAGACGAATGCTGCAGATGTGTATCATTCTATATCTCCTTATTTGGCCTGAAGGTTCGCACCATCTCACGGTTTCCATGACCACGGGCCTCCACCGCcgcttctgattggtccagcgCTCCCGAAGCGGCCTCGTCTTGGTCCACCCCTGGCAGTGGCCATGCGGAGAAGCCAGAGCCGCGTGATGCGGCACACAAACATGTCAAGTATGTTTATAAGAACTTCATGGTATAACAGCTGTACAATTGTCTTTCcaaaaaattacacaagttATGCTCATGGCTACATTTATTGTCTTCTATACCATACTTTCCATTCAACAAAGTccaaaatgccacctgcatacattgtatgtaggtTAGCGCATGTAAAAGTGGAGGTATTTCTAACGTCTACTTGAACCAGAATTTGGAGACTtaatgatgatgaagacgaTAATGATGATCACTGATAGTTTGTAATTATTGTGAGTACATCAACACGTAACTCACTATTTTATTCACTAGTTTCTATGTAAGACAGTTTTTACTTGCCTAATTTGTTAGTAGACATACAGGTGTACAAAGTATGTTCAAAAGGTTGTTTTATCCACTTTTGGCGTATAtttgagtggtgcaggtaacatttctctggtgcaggtaattccaaaagttacctgcaccagtgcagaaaaaaaaaatatttcgagccctaatGGGGCTGAAATGTCAAAGTGCTGAATCGTCCTGATAATGTAATATATAAATGAAACTTATCTTGTACACAATTGAAGAAGATGTTTCTCTCATTGTTGAATATTGAACAGTCAACTATAAAATGACACTCGTCTTCTATCCTGTTTTAGTTATAATACTGACAAATTCTATGCTGATAATAAGTATGTTCAAACGGATGTTTTATCCACTTTTGGCGTATATttgactggtgcaggtaacatttctcTAGTGCAGGTAATTCCAaacgttacctgcaccagtgcagaaaaacaacaacaaaatgaaatatttcaaaccCTGATGGGACAGAAATGTCAAAGTGCTGAATCGTCCTGATAATGTAATATATAAATGAAACTTATCTTGTACACAATTGAAGAAGATGTTTCTCTCATATTGTTGAATATTGTTGAATATTGAACAGTCAACAATAAGATGACACTCGTCTTCTATCTTGTTTACGTTTCAATATATTGACAAATTCTTTGCTGATAATAtaggaaagtttatttgcaaattcttgcccgagggctaattgcaatatGGCACGTACAGAATACATagtaaacatacaaacatgtaaaataaaagacttaGGTATAAATAGCAAAggtgacaagtggaaacaagtgactattctagcaataatatggactgctgagagcaaAGATCTAAGCATTTGGTGTTtcacttcttttctggaagcagtgtaGGACGAAGTGTCCCATTTTTTCTATATTCTACCCACAGACGACGGAGATATCCTTATTTGCGGACGATGCAAGCGGCTCTTCTCAAACATCCACCGCCTCCAGCACCATAAACTGGTGGGCTGTCGGCCCCACGTCACCTGTGGCTGCAGGAAAAAGGACCTCAAAGTAGACGACTTCGCAGGTAATAACTTTCACTGCTCTCACTCACTTTCACTTGCACTTTCACTGCAGCCATGAAACGGACGTAAGGTGCTCAGCAAGTCTATCAAGAAGTGACCGGGAGAGTCGTCTGGTTCATACACTCGCAGCCGTTGTGTCATGGTGAAAGCaataaaggcaacctaagcaatattagcccgAGTCAGAGTTGTAGTACTTCAATTATGAAAGTcagtttttggggcactttctGCGTAATTAGATGTAGCAACtttattccattccattccataccaacattcaaggagcaaatattcgATACCGCAGTGGCGCGAGGACGCCGTGAAGCCTAATTTCTGTAGGTTATATTATTTAGGGAATCCTAGCGCAGCTTGTTTCTGCGCCATTTTTAACCACtcaaagtacgaaataatgatgtaaacgtgagaatatagtgcagtagatatcatcaatttcatacaaattGCCCCATCCAGAATATTCACACTTTTAACGCTCTAATATTGCTTGGGTTGCCTTTAGGGCAAGGGGAGCAAAACGTGGGCTAGTAATACATAAAGGAAAACGTAGAATCGTGATGACAGCCCGCCTTAAGTTTGATTGAAATgcgacgacgacgacgatggTTATGCTCACATTTAATGAAGTTAATGGTGTTTTTGTGTTCGTGAATGGCTGAGAGAAGGACCTCATACTGGATACAGAAATACACACCTTACGTTGTTAAGTTACGACTCAGTTGTATGAACTCGTCTTTTTCCTTTCCCCAGTTGACCAGCCGCCGGCCTCCCTGTCCTGTGCGGAGTGTGGTCAGCCCTGCAGCAGCCCGTGGGACCTGCTACAGCACGCCAGCCTGCAACACGACAACACAATATACCTACAGGACCAGGaacaggagggggaggggggcatgggaACGTTAGTAGGGGACGCGGACGGTTCCGAGGGGAAGGCCTCCCTGGAGATGGAGAGCGACGTCACGTCGTCCGTTTCCGGAGAGAGCACGGACGAACAGATGAACAGTTTCGTTACCGACCTGAAACTGGAAACAGGTCGATGATTTGGGAACAGGTCgcgactgtttgtttgtttgtttgttattcgGGAAAGTCATCGATGGGGTGCAATAAGGAGTTTCGCGATTCTAAGTAGCATGCGCAGCGAAATTCTTTGTGGGTAAATTACCTACAACGCATTTCCCTTCGCTGCCAAAGATCAAGGCCTccggcagtttttttttatcacgACCACTGTctcgtttttgttgttgttgttgttgtttatgactcaggggccttcacctttgagcTGACATATTACAAACAATGCATTTCGCTGAACATCCGCGCTTAGAATCGTGAACCTTCGTATTCTCTTCTCCTTAGTAGCCTGTTGCACCCAGCGATGTGGTGACTCAACCAAACCGCGAGATTTTGTTTTTGAGAGTCGTTTGATGTAACACCTGTTGTATCTAAGTTTGTATGATCGTTTCTATAATAGTTTTGAAATGTAGAGTACCTGGACTATGTTAGGAATGTCAGGCTTCAGCGCCACATGAACATCTTCTGTAAAGACtataaaaaaactgagaaaCTTGCTATTATGGAGTTCTTCGTCATACCTTGACTGTTGTTGGTATTATCAAACGTTCTCAACTTAACTTGTCTACTGAGAAATTaccatacaaatgtaggtgggAAACGCCATTTTGGTTTACCCTGCTTCTTTGGTTGCAAGTAATTTAGATAATTGCTGGTTATTATGCTGTAAATCATAGTCATTTTTATGTTCTCCGTTTCGCTCAGTGCTGTAAACCTGTGATATTATACATTTACACTGGCGATGATGTTCACCTCGCTGCTTTACATTGAAAGATTCACAGGTGAAGCATTATAGTTGGACTCATTTTCAGATCGCTGTTAAAGACGGACCTGGAAGTTGTTATCAGGATGGGACAACAGTACATCTTCACTCGATCGTTTGTGAATGTGACTCGAACGGCCTTTATTCAAGGTAACTTACATTAAGTCAGGAAAAGGAGTTCAAATGCCAGAGATGATAATTCCTAGACAAACTACATGGAACGCCAGAATGTTCTCAAATGGAATGAACGATTTGTGAGAGTGTTAATGAAAGGAGAGATTAAGATATTGAGACTgagattgagagagagagagagagagagagagagagagagagagagagtcagaTTGGCCATTATTTGTACAACGATTTGCCTTTCTGGCCAACTAACTTCCAAACCGACtgtgtatagtacatgtatcatgtgcCCAATGTAACTCAAACATATTTTTGAAAGACACCCTGTGGCGATTACTACTGGTCGTGAAACAGGTTCAAGTTCAGGTAAAAGAGTTAGCTTTGTCCATTTCGACTATTTGAATTCCTAGGATGTACTTCTTGTAAGATGACCAACAACAAATAACGTCaagttgattcgattatatgaatgatatcaattttcgtccgtttcaaaAAGATAAAGTTCTcaaccatattgtaaatcgtaAAGAGCAACTACAAAATGGCAAATGTATGCTGTAGATTAAATTTAacattttgttgacatttttttattcgaaTCAGTTGTTGGGTTCctagaggatgccatccataaatcGAACCAACATGTACGCTTCAGAAGAAAACGTGTCACTTGAAATCTTTGACATATCGAGCATCAAATCAAAATGTTGTGGACAAACCTAAGACACAGAAATAGATACACGTCACAGCACAAGACATAATTGATGAATAAATTTTTGTGATAAACCCCTCTCCACAGTGATATATATAGTTCTTCAAACtgatttgtgtattttaagTATAACGTTAGTTGAGtaattgtaaactttctgtttAGATATTGAAATGTGTACACCGTATAGGCCGATATCTCTGTTTTACACCGTTGTATCGATGGAGTTCATATCGACACCAGGCCAATACAATGAATGTTTATAAATTTGCAGtatatttctttcttccttccatGTTAATTTTGAACAATTcttatcgttgaagagattcctTAGTgagtcacgtatgtacacagttgatagaattttcatcaagtaatgactactttttaaagttaATTTGGAGGtgcgtgtgtttacctttaaaaagtagtcactgcttgatgaaaattctattaactgagCAATTCTTAGAATAGTAATTGACAAATGGGTCGCCCGCAGATGACTTTGTGAACTAAGCCAGAGCTATGAGTTCGGCTTCGGCACTTATTGCGCATTATGTCTAACGACTACACGAACATCAAAGTAAGATTCGGCCCACTTTTACCGAGGTAATTACTTCCCATTAAATAATTCAAACGCGCTGAAAGAAGCAGTATGGTGTTCTGGATTCGATCGTCACATAAACGACGCCAATGTTCTAAAGTCAAACAGCACGTTATATGGTCCATTGGGTGATGTTAGGAGCAGAGCATTAATACAGTTGTTTTCCTATACGACATCGTTGCAGTGTACGCACGGAAATAAAAGTCCTGGCAAACGTAGTATGCTGTAAAATAAACTGTTAGTTCGCGCTACAAACTTCGTGGATGTGCGTTACGAGCGAGTAAAGTCGTGCTTTATACGGCTTTATGTATTACGCTCCTCTAGGGACTGTTTTAAAACACAGATGGCACTTTCTACGGTCATCGGTGACGTGCGACTGAAAACGTCTGACTAAACGCCCCACGCTTCTTGTCTGCGAAAGCTCAGTAATTGGGCATGACAGAATGCAGGGATGTTCACGGTTTTGTTGAAGAACCGAagtgttactctccaagcagagattaggctccggctgtttttttaacgttctttgttagtcgtttttatcgggctttctattttgtattttatcttgctgtgtcaaaacctaatgtttggctggcgtacttcaagaaaaatgacaaaatagaaagcccgataaaagcgactaaaaaaaacgttaaaaatcagccggagtctaacctctgcttggagagtaccgaAGTGTGCGATCTcctagtttctaccagactgactacgctggctatcacAGGGAGAAAAAATTGCCAGGGGAGTCTTGCTACCAGCTGAGGAGTTGGTAGGCCACtaaggggaaacatgaaccgaaaggtggtatttcactgcagttgggcaccggtgcggcactgtggggttcgtagatgactcaacgaatttcagagataaagaacgttttgtgtattttgttgtcttctgagtcatacttttacgtattacgcaatatctaaattattagaaattggcgaaaataacacagttACAGtaaccgcagtgaacgaaccccgcagtgccacaccggcgccccaagtgcagtgagataccaccttaacttaagcgtggactgactcccctggccagtTTCCCATGTCTTTACCGAATTCTACTATCTCTATACCCCCGTAGGAAAGCCTGGGAGAGGGTTTAATATAGGGATCTCCTGCgtgcagaaaaaaagatacCAAAATTGCCGAATTTCTACACAATCTTATTTTCCGTTGACGAAATATACattagaatatacatgtacaatatacatatgAAACTATACATCTCTTTTTATTTATCATCAGCAAGGCTATAGTCCTATTCAACATAGATAGTTCCCGACGGACAAACATTAAACAAAAAATGCAGCATCCCAGTCATCGAAACCACCAAGATGACACATGGAATATTCAACGTTTGCTAGCAAAGGTTCTTTTCCTGGTTTTGAATTGTTATCATCCTAATACAGGCATGTTGATGTTCCAAGGTTGAACCCATTAAACACTGGCACCTCTTCGTGAACCCGTAATGCTCTAAACCCTGCCAAGTTGAATGGAATTATTTCTGTAACTCAAAATCTTGTCATTGACAGTCACAACTGAACGTTAGAGTCCCTCGACTGCATTCTTATCAGTAATAATTCAAATTTGCCATGTTTAATTCTCGTGAACCCGTAATGCTTTGACT encodes the following:
- the LOC118411809 gene encoding heterogeneous nuclear ribonucleoprotein C-like, translating into SVTDPIVVTRCAALPLYVAYRFLNGFTTEFDSSTEEETMLGGISNITNSTDLKDVKSRVFIGNLNTVKIPRAEVEGIFARYGSIKGCSIHKGYAFVQYTSEADARAAVAGEDGRMIVGQALDCNLVSEPKTNRPKQGQKSRPSPPSPHLRFAPSHGFHDHGPPPPLLIGPALPKRPRLGPPLAVAMRRSQSRVMRHTNMSNDGDILICGRCKRLFSNIHRLQHHKLVGCRPHVTCGCRKKDLKVDDFAVDQPPASLSCAECGQPCSSPWDLLQHASLQHDNTIYLQDQEQEGEGGMGTLVGDADGSEGKASLEMESDVTSSVSGESTDEQMNSFVTDLKLETGR